A stretch of the Dioscorea cayenensis subsp. rotundata cultivar TDr96_F1 chromosome 4, TDr96_F1_v2_PseudoChromosome.rev07_lg8_w22 25.fasta, whole genome shotgun sequence genome encodes the following:
- the LOC120258296 gene encoding LOW QUALITY PROTEIN: dirigent protein 5-like (The sequence of the model RefSeq protein was modified relative to this genomic sequence to represent the inferred CDS: inserted 2 bases in 1 codon), with protein sequence MKLLNQTPRCLLLLLPRPSGFSETRTPEEVSPFSFLLASSLIRLSLTISMVSFPPGAEVLRDTTKVSQLSGKELRSSNACNSSSRVIFIDVNWFTKPWKSLVCSVILLPSLYFKFTSLRMIEALFLEVSCLLMFLVVSEWMQRKEWKGYDEKVTKLHFFFHDTISGHNPTAVPVVHPKGTVIKPGNLVPFGAMYVVDDPLTEGPDLNSKVIGHAQGFYVSAGQKDLVFVVAXYDFGFISGEFNGSSTNVFSRNPILESEMKVAIVGGWVKFRMAPGFAKLKTYFFNATSTIDALLALKLLMCAQMPVVSSPIC encoded by the exons ATGAAGCTCCTGAATCAAACACCCA GATGTCTGCTCTTGCTTCTACCACGGCCTTCTGGCTTTTCTGAAACAAGAACACCTGAGGAAGTTTCACCTTTTTCTTTCCTCCTAGCCTCTTCACTCATTAGGCTCTCCTTAACCATTTCCATGGTTAGCTTTCCACCTGGTGCTGAAGTGCTCAGAGATACCACTAAAGTTTCCCAACTATCTGGCAAGGAACTTAGGAGTAGCAATGCTTGCAACTCATCTTCAAGAGTCATCTTCATAGATGTCAATTGGTTCACTAAGCCCTGGAAGTCACTAGTATGCTCTGTCATACTTCTTCCATCTCTGTACTTCAAATTTACTAGCCTTCGAATGATTGAGGCCTTGTTCCTGGAG GTGAGTTGTTTGCTGATGTTCCTGGTGGTTTCTGAATGGATGCAGAGAAAAGAATGGAAAGGGTATGATG AGAAGGTGACAAAACTCCACTTCTTCTTCCATGACACCATCTCTGGCCACAACCCCACCGCCGTGCCGGTGGTTCATCCTAAAGGAACAGTGATTAAGCCAGGTAATTTAGTGCCTTTTGGTGCAATGTACGTCGTTGATGACCCTCTAACCGAAGGACCTGACTTAAACTCAAAGGTGATAGGACATGCACAAGGGTTTTACGTGTCTGCAGGGCAGAAGGATCTTGTATTCGTCGTTGC TTATGACTTTGGGTTCATTTCCGGTGAGTTCAACGGTAGCTCCACCAATGTGTTTTCAAGGAACCCAATTTTGGAAAGTGAAATGAAAGTGGCCATTGTTGGTGGTTGGGTGAAATTTAGGATGGCACCTGGCTTTGCCAAGCTTAAAACGTACTTCTTTAATGCCACCAGTACAATTGATGCACTGTTAGCCTTGAAACTGTTGATGTGTGCACAAATGCCAGTAGTAAGTTCTCCAATCTGTTGA